A genomic region of Vitis vinifera cultivar Pinot Noir 40024 chromosome 7, ASM3070453v1 contains the following coding sequences:
- the LOC100852917 gene encoding uncharacterized protein LOC100852917 isoform X2 — MSVMDPSTLRDRLRTREDDDGRDAWAGLTLGAVLGCEKRPPPGHINRTLLDIIRDESTGYKDVLGQPNNNNNKMSWKSFKDRLRIRRAGAAWTSSMPIPASDVPTRSQLSRRQSTRVTMYTTDPPEPTETFEESPGTPENPLPVEAVQVHNLRPQFSRNNSIRAPSRTFSRADSTRLHTGVTDGPVVSRRLSAALAEERELQRAESAAALGGDDDEAGEEEDEGEGEEEGPEAAPRMSLMALLEETDRQAGIVGPAYVLEEEEDEDEEEEAGSGGGIEYNCCVCMVRHKGAAFIPCGHTFCRLCSRELWVSRGNCPLCNGFILEILDIF, encoded by the coding sequence ATGTCCGTGATGGACCCGTCCACACTCCGAGATCGGCTTAGAACCAGAGAGGACGACGACGGCAGAGATGCTTGGGCCGGACTGACCCTCGGCGCCGTGTTGGGCTGCGAGAAGCGGCCTCCGCCGGGCCACATCAACCGAACCCTCCTGGACATTATCAGAGACGAGTCCACCGGTTACAAAGACGTTCTTGGCCAgcccaacaacaacaacaacaagatGAGCTGGAAGTCCTTCAAGGATCGCCTCCGGATCCGCCGCGCTGGAGCCGCCTGGACCTCCTCCATGCCGATCCCAGCCTCTGACGTCCCCACCAGAAGCCAGCTCTCCCGCCGCCAGTCCACTCGGGTTACGATGTACACCACCGATCCGCCGGAGCCGACGGAGACCTTCGAAGAATCTCCTGGGACGCCGGAGAACCCCCTCCCCGTCGAGGCCGTCCAAGTCCATAACTTAAGGCCTCAGTTTTCACGGAACAATTCCATTCGTGCTCCGTCCCGGACGTTCAGCCGAGCCGACTCCACTCGCTTGCACACCGGAGTCACGGATGGGCCGGTGGTCTCGCGCCGGCTGTCGGCGGCATTGGCAGAAGAGCGAGAATTGCAAAGGGCAGAATCTGCGGCAGCTCTGGGAGGTGATGATGATGAGGCAGGGGAAGAAGAGGATGAAGGGGAGGGGGAGGAGGAGGGGCCAGAGGCAGCACCGAGGATGTCGCTGATGGCATTATTAGAAGAAACAGACAGGCAGGCGGGAATAGTGGGACCCGCATACGtattagaagaagaagaagatgaggatgaagaggaagaagcgGGCAGCGGAGGAGGAATAGAATACAACTGCTGCGTGTGCATGGTGAGGCACAAGGGGGCTGCCTTCATACCCTGTGGACACACATTTTGCAGGCTGTGTTCCAGGGAGCTGTGGGTGAGCAGGGGTAACTGCCCTCTCTGCAATGGCTTCATCTTGGAAATCCTCGATATCTTTTAG
- the LOC100852917 gene encoding uncharacterized protein LOC100852917 isoform X1, protein MKNVVSMSVMDPSTLRDRLRTREDDDGRDAWAGLTLGAVLGCEKRPPPGHINRTLLDIIRDESTGYKDVLGQPNNNNNKMSWKSFKDRLRIRRAGAAWTSSMPIPASDVPTRSQLSRRQSTRVTMYTTDPPEPTETFEESPGTPENPLPVEAVQVHNLRPQFSRNNSIRAPSRTFSRADSTRLHTGVTDGPVVSRRLSAALAEERELQRAESAAALGGDDDEAGEEEDEGEGEEEGPEAAPRMSLMALLEETDRQAGIVGPAYVLEEEEDEDEEEEAGSGGGIEYNCCVCMVRHKGAAFIPCGHTFCRLCSRELWVSRGNCPLCNGFILEILDIF, encoded by the coding sequence atgaaaaatgtGGTTAGTATGTCCGTGATGGACCCGTCCACACTCCGAGATCGGCTTAGAACCAGAGAGGACGACGACGGCAGAGATGCTTGGGCCGGACTGACCCTCGGCGCCGTGTTGGGCTGCGAGAAGCGGCCTCCGCCGGGCCACATCAACCGAACCCTCCTGGACATTATCAGAGACGAGTCCACCGGTTACAAAGACGTTCTTGGCCAgcccaacaacaacaacaacaagatGAGCTGGAAGTCCTTCAAGGATCGCCTCCGGATCCGCCGCGCTGGAGCCGCCTGGACCTCCTCCATGCCGATCCCAGCCTCTGACGTCCCCACCAGAAGCCAGCTCTCCCGCCGCCAGTCCACTCGGGTTACGATGTACACCACCGATCCGCCGGAGCCGACGGAGACCTTCGAAGAATCTCCTGGGACGCCGGAGAACCCCCTCCCCGTCGAGGCCGTCCAAGTCCATAACTTAAGGCCTCAGTTTTCACGGAACAATTCCATTCGTGCTCCGTCCCGGACGTTCAGCCGAGCCGACTCCACTCGCTTGCACACCGGAGTCACGGATGGGCCGGTGGTCTCGCGCCGGCTGTCGGCGGCATTGGCAGAAGAGCGAGAATTGCAAAGGGCAGAATCTGCGGCAGCTCTGGGAGGTGATGATGATGAGGCAGGGGAAGAAGAGGATGAAGGGGAGGGGGAGGAGGAGGGGCCAGAGGCAGCACCGAGGATGTCGCTGATGGCATTATTAGAAGAAACAGACAGGCAGGCGGGAATAGTGGGACCCGCATACGtattagaagaagaagaagatgaggatgaagaggaagaagcgGGCAGCGGAGGAGGAATAGAATACAACTGCTGCGTGTGCATGGTGAGGCACAAGGGGGCTGCCTTCATACCCTGTGGACACACATTTTGCAGGCTGTGTTCCAGGGAGCTGTGGGTGAGCAGGGGTAACTGCCCTCTCTGCAATGGCTTCATCTTGGAAATCCTCGATATCTTTTAG